A region of Acidimicrobiia bacterium DNA encodes the following proteins:
- a CDS encoding sodium dependent phosphate transporter translates to MANETVLDGSKPRIIPTSARGLLVLALLYLFLTGVNLLGGGFKSLGSDLVDGLFQGISNPLAGLFVGLLATVLVQSSSVSTAVIVGLVASGVVSTSDAVPMIMGANLGTTVTNTLASLGHVRRDAEFRRAFAAATVHDFFNILTVAVFLPLELATGFLSSSSLWITERVVGSGGSDFKSPLKAAVKLPANLVKDLLSSLGAHGDLKGGLMIAVGLAFIFVALAFITKNMRLLVADRVEAAINKALGAGSGFVAMVLGLVITVAVQSSSITTSVLVPLAASGVLTLENIYPVTLGANVGTTVTALLAALATGSPAAVSVAIVHTLFNISGIAVFYPWRVLRRIPLDLSERLAEVATERRSVAVAYTVIMFVVIPLAGVMILR, encoded by the coding sequence ATGGCGAATGAAACAGTATTGGACGGTTCAAAACCTCGCATCATCCCGACGTCGGCTCGTGGCCTGCTGGTCTTGGCGTTGCTTTACTTGTTTTTGACCGGGGTCAACTTGTTGGGGGGCGGGTTTAAGAGCCTGGGCAGCGATCTTGTAGATGGTCTTTTCCAGGGGATATCGAACCCGTTGGCTGGTTTGTTTGTGGGTTTGTTGGCCACAGTGTTGGTGCAGTCTTCGTCGGTGTCGACGGCGGTGATTGTGGGTTTGGTGGCTTCTGGTGTGGTCAGCACGAGTGATGCGGTGCCTATGATTATGGGCGCCAATTTGGGTACCACGGTGACCAATACGTTGGCTTCGTTGGGCCATGTGCGTCGAGACGCCGAGTTCCGCCGGGCTTTTGCGGCGGCCACCGTGCACGATTTTTTCAATATTTTGACGGTGGCGGTTTTTTTGCCGCTGGAATTAGCTACCGGTTTTCTTTCTTCTTCTTCGCTGTGGATTACTGAGCGGGTAGTGGGCTCTGGGGGTAGCGATTTTAAGAGTCCTTTGAAGGCTGCGGTGAAGTTGCCGGCCAATTTGGTGAAGGATTTGTTGTCCAGTTTGGGGGCTCATGGAGACCTCAAAGGTGGGTTGATGATTGCTGTGGGTTTGGCGTTTATTTTTGTGGCGCTGGCCTTTATTACAAAAAATATGCGATTGCTGGTGGCTGACCGGGTTGAGGCCGCCATTAATAAAGCGTTGGGTGCTGGTTCGGGCTTTGTGGCGATGGTCTTGGGGTTGGTTATTACGGTGGCGGTGCAATCTTCGTCTATCACCACTTCGGTGTTGGTGCCGTTGGCGGCTTCCGGGGTTTTGACGTTAGAAAATATTTATCCGGTGACTTTGGGCGCCAATGTGGGTACTACGGTGACGGCGCTTTTGGCGGCGTTGGCTACCGGTAGTCCGGCGGCGGTCAGTGTGGCCATTGTGCACACGTTGTTTAATATCAGTGGTATTGCCGTGTTTTATCCTTGGCGGGTGTTGCGGCGTATTCCGCTTGATTTGTCGGAGCGTCTGGCTGAGGTGGCGACAGAGCGGCGGTCGGTGGCTGTGGCTTACACGGTGATCATGTTTGTGGTGATCCCGTTGGCGGGAGTAATGATTTTGCGATGA